Proteins from one Parasteatoda tepidariorum isolate YZ-2023 chromosome 4, CAS_Ptep_4.0, whole genome shotgun sequence genomic window:
- the LOC107457241 gene encoding uncharacterized protein has product MSASFFGLLCFVLTVAFVTNDKVEEIEKLLKEICTEDEEIEKCVNGIKFSKEYQDVAKKCCEQPSLDGDGLQKSLCESDLETLLECYKCVEGKLGPETVKEFQPLMDCAKKERK; this is encoded by the exons ATGTCTGCATCATTCTTCGGTTTGCTCTGTTTCGTCCTTACTGTTGCATTTGTAACAAATGACAAAGtggaagaaattgaaaaattattgaaagaaatct gTACAGAGGAcgaagaaatagaaaaatgtgtaaatggtatcaaattttcaaaagag taTCAGGATGTAGCTAAGAAGTGCTGCGAACAGCCGTCTTTAGATGGGGATGGTCTCCAGAAATCTCTTTGTGAATCGGACTTAGAAACTTTGTTAGAG tgctacaAATGCGTTGAAGGAAAATTAGGACCAGAG acTGTTAAAGAGTTCCAGCCTTTGATG GACTGTgctaaaaaagagagaaaataa